A window of Euwallacea similis isolate ESF13 chromosome 10, ESF131.1, whole genome shotgun sequence contains these coding sequences:
- the l(3)72Dn gene encoding U3 small nucleolar RNA-associated protein 4 homolog: MPQCTIHNVGFYRPEAHAIYCMALNPKSRKLAVARADASVEIWNLMHTPFVEKTFPPHFDNFTIEGLAWSNGRLFSVGLHGSLIEFDLYSLTIKGKWSITGEAGTCLDCHQNMLAIGTEQGYINIFRADLDGAVFEKFLDKQEGRLLCLKYSPDGQYVVAGSINAVRIWNVKTGHAIHKMVLGRSESKKDTVVWCLHVFSDLTIFSGDSRGVLTLWDGKLGAQIESYQSHQADITALCVDDKEESVYCAGVDPLISNYEKVKVGTNTKWVKSIQRKIHDHDVRALVFFKDRLYSAGLDSYLVCSYHPPKTLIKYAPIAYASCAHVASGRDRRILLKYTKHVEVWSLAGLQETQEKPRKLVIIQRIGKNWEDEDEAESVLCASMSRDGKWIFVATYSGFRLYRLDMKKGEPRLDKMDLDDNLECCVQAAFNDKHQQLFTALSTGKLIVYDVVDNDPFISQRIDLKTCGLADTVSLLTTSGKHVVVADAKSNIATFRHTKDGYSFEGKLPRFEAGPTALAVNCDNLVVAYADNKVFEYSLIDRRSTGLSSRLDDSWKSRTHPIRSITFDAQNNIFLHDDSSIFVINKSPDSSSSSPGKKIAKKAKEVSLTNGELEDLRISTIPKHKHLVHLAALSEGEFVAVEVNPLSLLEKLPPAFAQKTFGSK; encoded by the exons ATGCCCCAATGCACAATCCACAACGTGGGTTTTTACCGGCCCGAAGCCCACGCCATTTACTGTATGGCCTTGAATCCGAAGAGCCGAAAACTAGCTGTAGCCCG GGCCGACGCTAGCGTGGAAATATGGAACTTAATGCATACCCCCTTTGTGGAAAAAACATTTCCTCcccattttgataatttcaccATTGAAGGTTTAGCTTGGTCCAATGGTCGTCTTTTTAGTGTAGGCCTGCATGGTTCACTAATAGAATTTGATTTGTATAGTCTGACAATAAAAGGCAAATGGTCAATCACTGGCGAAGCTGGGACGTGTCTTGATTGTCACCAAAATATGCTTGCCATTGGCACAGAGCAGGGCTACATAAACATATTTAGAGCAGACCTAGATGGggcagtttttgaaaaatttcttgaCAAACAAGAGGGTCGTCTTCTGTGCCTCAAATACAGCCCAGATGGGCAATATGTGGTGGCAGGAAGTATAAATGCAGTGAGAATTTGGAATGTAAAGACTGGACATGCCATTCACAAAATGGTTTTGGGGCGCTCAGAATCTAAGAAGGACACTGTTGTGTGGTGCCTACATGTTTTCAGTGATTTGACAATATTTAGTGGAGATTCACGGGGAGTGCTCACACTTTGGGATGGAAAACTTGGAGCTCAGATTGAGAGCTATCAGTCACATCAAGCAGACATTACTGCTCTCTGTGTAGATGATAAGGAAGAGTCAGTTTATTGTGCTGGAGTGGATCCTTTGATTTCCAATTATGAGAAAGTAAAAGTTG GAACCAATACGAAATGGGTAAAATCAATCCAGAGGAAAATCCACGACCACGACGTGCGTGCTTTAGTTTTCTTCAAAGACAGATTATATTCTGCAGGCTTGGATAGTTACCTAGTTTGCAGTTATCATCCTCCTAAAACCCTAATCAAATATGCCCCGATTGCATACGCTTCCTGCGCTCATGTAGCCTCAGGGCGCGATCGCAGAATTCTCCTGAAATACACTAAACACGTAGAAGTGTGGTCTCTGGCTGGGTTGCAGGAGACTCAGGAAAAACCGCGGAAGCTGGTCATTATTCAGCGCATAGGCAAAAACTGGGAAGACGAGGACGAGGCCGAAAGCGTTCTGTGCGCGAGCATGTCGCGCGATGGAAAGTGGATCTTTGTGGCCACTTATTCAGGATTCAGACTCTATCGCTTGGAcatg AAGAAAGGCGAACCGAGGTTGGACAAAATGGATCTGGATGACAACCTTGAGTGTTGCGTGCAGGCAGCGTTCAATGATAAGCACCAGCAGCTGTTCACGGCCCTCAGCACtggaaaattaatagtttacGACGTGGTAGATAACGACCCGTTTATATCGCAAAGAATCGACCTTAAAACTTGCGGATTAGCGGATACTGTGAGTTTATTGACCACATCCGGGAAGCATGTTGTGGTGGCTGATGCCAAGAGCAACATTGCCACGTTCAGACACACCAAGGATGGTTACTCGTTTGAGGGGAAGTTGCCCAGGTTTGAAGCGGGACCCACTGCTTTAGCTGTCAATTGTGATAACCTTGTGGTGGCGTATGCTGACAATAAG GTGTTCGAATATAGCCTCATAGATCGAAGATCTACCGGATTGTCCTCCAGACTGGACGACTCCTGGAAGAGTCGCACGCACCCTATTAGAAGCATAACGTTCGATGCTCAGAATAACATATTTCTCCACGACGACAGCAGCATTTTTGTGATAAACAAATCCCCC gATTCCTCTTCTTCCAGTCCAGGCAAAAAAATCGCTAAGAAAGCCAAAGAAGTGTCCCTGACTAACGGAGAATTGGAAGATTTAAGAATAAGCACCATACCTAAACATAAG CATTTGGTCCATTTAGCTGCCCTCTCAGAAGGCGAGTTCGTCGCGGTCGAAGTTAACCCTTTGTCGTTGCTGGAAAAATTGCCGCCCGCCTTCGCCCAAAAAACCTTCGgctccaaataa
- the LOC136411728 gene encoding ciliary microtubule inner protein 1-like, with protein sequence MVPIAMHETRDLVVQYEILKSQTLLEEKACREWPRKWGFYLDFDKLMLDEAARRGISEEEYRRRTEIRKPRGPSEPDILPIKPAQGVPVTSTGMVGWRASKEYSLEKFGPLYISPKHTLPYDLAPSSIFLG encoded by the exons ATGGTCCCTATCGCAATGCACGAGACTCGGGATCTTGTCGTGCAATACGAGATTTT GAAGTCCCAAACTCTTCTCGAAGAAAAGGCCTGCAGAGAGTGGCCGCGGAAATGGGGATTTTACCTCGATTTCGACAAG CTGATGTTGGATGAAGCTGCAAGACGCGGTATTTCCGAAGAGGAATATAGAAGAAGGACTGAAATACGCAAGCCGAGAGGGCCCTCAGAACCGGATATTTTGCCGATAAAGCCTGCTCAGGGGGTTCCAGTGACCAGTACTG GTATGGTGGGTTGGAGGGCTTCCAAGGAATATTCCCTGGAGAAATTTGGGCCTCTATACATAAGCCCAAAGCACACTCTACCCTATGATCTTGCTCCTTCCTCTATATTTCTtggataa
- the LOC136411720 gene encoding glycoprotein-N-acetylgalactosamine 3-beta-galactosyltransferase 1-like isoform X2 yields MINTSLADQLFEDIRIICLVLTKPSDHFIKAIHIKSTWGKRCTKLIFASTQEEPVLPAIKFNIPEDRAHLWGKTKAALKYIYENYQGQYDWVYKADDDTFAVMENLRYLLHYSNPSEPVYYGCRLKLRREGLDYMSGGAGYVLSRETLRRFVEKGLPNAMVCKQEDIGNEDVEIGKCLRGVGVHLGDSLDKERKNRFTPVFINEMLVPGVLSEVGWYVEMMTNPYLLGLKCCSDTLISTHYVKPHELYLLEYLIYHVTPFGRAYHPVLEDHISVKRTTEEPIGEVKASSSQRLQRNDFD; encoded by the exons ATGATCAACACTAGTCTCGCAGATCAGCTTTTTGAAGACATCAGAATCATTTGTTTAGTTCTGACCAAACCCTCCGACCACTTCATCAAAGCTATACACATCAAATCCACTTGGGGCAAACGCTGCACCAAACTGATATTTGCAAGCACGCAAGAAG AGCCAGTTTTGCCGGCAATCAAGTTCAACATCCCCGAAGACAGAGCTCACTTATGGGGGAAAACCAAAGCTGCCTTGAAGTACATCTATGAGAACTATCAGGGGCAGTACGATTGGGTCTACAAGGCCGATGATGACAC CTTTGCTGTAATGGAGAATTTGAGATACCTGCTCCATTATTCTAACCCTTCTGAGCCTGTGTACTATGGCTGCAGGTTGAAGCTTCGCCGGGAGGGACTGGATTATATGAGTGGAGGGGCTGGATACGTGCTGAGCAGAGAGACACTGCGCAGATTTGTAGAG AAGGGGTTACCAAATGCGATGGTGTGCAAACAAGAAGACATCGGGAATGAGGACGTGGAGATAGGGAAGTGTTTGAGGGGAGTAGGGGTGCACTTGGGAGACTCCCTGGATAAAGAGAGGAAGAATCGCTTCACGCCGGTGTTTATAAATGAGATGTTGGTCCCGGGAGTACTCAGTGAGGTCGGGTGGTACGTGGAGATGATGACCAATCCGTATTTATTG gGCCTCAAATGCTGCTCCGACACGTTGATATCAACTCATTACGTGAAACCCCATGAGCTCTACCTACTCGAATACCTGATCTACCACGTGACTCCCTTCGGAAGGGCCTACCACCCGGTTCTGGAAGACCACATCTCCGTGAAAAGGACAACTGAAGAGCCAATAGGAGAGGTAAAAGCTTCAAGTAGCCAGAGACTACAACGGAACGACTTTGACTAA
- the LOC136411628 gene encoding heat shock cognate 71 kDa protein-like has product MAAYVPKSLPVGIDLGTTYSVVGVFKNGVVDIIPNDEGNRTTPSYVAFTATERLIGDAAKGQVAMNPANTVYGIKRLIGRKFDDPSVQQDMQSWPFEVINEKNKPKIRVKYNGETRSFFPEEISAMVLTKMKQIAEAYLGTNISKAVVTVPAYFNDSQRQATKDAGTIAGLDVQRTINEPTAAAIAYGLDKKTDKGRHVLIFDFGGGTFDVSILQISEGIFEVQATAGDTHLGGEDIDNRMVQHFKEEYRRKYKQNLEEDKRALKRLRTACERAKRSLSTSTQATIEIDSIANGIDFYTTITRAKFEEINADIFSSTLIPVEKALKDAKLHKEEIDDVVLVGGSTRIPKIQSLLQTMFLGKELNKSINPDEAVAYGAAIQAAILSGDSHDAVKDLLLIDVAPLSLGIETAGGIMTTLIRRNSTIPAKHTQIFTTFSDNQSGVLIKVFEGERGMTKDNNLLGTFNLTGIPPAPRGVPHIEVTFDIDANGILTVNAKEVASGNQNNITIANDKGRLTKDQIEEIINDAEKFKEQDQEIRAAVAARNELESYIYQMRTLLHDPVASSKIERSEETQITAVCNDVDNWLKDTERASEREYVAKKEEIERVCKPIMLRVHGAASTNQRQFPANQDDQDDLVFGEVD; this is encoded by the exons ATGGCTGCGTATGTTCCCAAATCATTGCCTGTCGGAATCGACCTGGGTACCACCTACTCCGTGGTCGGAGTCTTTAAAAACGGCGTTGTCGATATTATTCCAAATGATGAAGGCAATCGTACGACCCCTAGTTATGTGGCATTTACCG CCACTGAACGCCTTATCGGGGACGCTGCTAAAGGACAAGTTGCTATGAACCCTGCTAACACGGTTTACGGCATCAAGCGGCTAATTGGTAGGAAATTCGACGATCCCTCTGTACAGCAGGATATGCAGAGCTGGCCCTTTGAAGTGATCAACGAGAAGAACAAGCCTAAGATCCGGGTTAAATATAACGGAGAAACCAGGAGTTTCTTTCCTGAAGAAATTTCGGCCATGGTCCTCACTAAAATGAAGCAAATAGCTGAAGCATATTTgg GCACCAACATATCGAAAGCCGTGGTGACGGTACCAGCTTACTTCAATGATTCCCAGAGACAGGCTACGAAAGATGCAGGCACCATCGCTGGTCTTGATGTGCAGCGCACCATCAACGAACCCACTGCAGCCGCCATTGCTTACGGCCTGGACAAGAAGACAGATAAAGGAAGACATGTGTTGATCTTCGATTTCGGAGGGGGCACCTTCGATGTGTCGATCTTGCAGATATCCGAAGGAATCTTTGAGGTGCAAGCCACCGCCGGAGATACTCACTTGGGTGGCGAAGATATCGACAACAGGATGGTGCAGCATTTCAAAGAGGAGTATAGGCGgaaatacaaacaaaatttagaGGAAGACAAAAGGGCTTTGAAACGGTTACGAACAGCTTGTGAGAGAGCTAAACGCAGCTTGTCTACGTCCACTCAAGCGACGATCGAAATCGACTCCATCGCTAATGGCATTGACTTTTATACCACAATCACAAGGGCCAAATTCGAGGAAATCAACGCAGACATTTTCTCTTCCACGTTAATCCCAGTAGAGAAGGCACTGAAAGATGCGAAGCTACACAAAGAGGAAATTGACGATGTGGTTTTGGTTGGAG GTTCCACGAGAATTCCTAAAATCCAATCTTTGCTGCAGACCATGTTCCTAGGGAAGGAATTAAATAAGTCCATCAATCCAGATGAGGCAGTGGCGTACGGAGCTGCAATACAGGCTGCTATTTTGTCCGGAGATTCTCATGATGCAGTCAAAGATTTACTACTTATAG ACGTAGCGCCGTTGTCTTTAGGAATAGAGACTGCAGGTGGAATAATGACGACTCTAATCAGAAGAAACAGCACCATCCCCGCAAAACACACTCAAATTTTCACCACTTTCTCTGATAATCAGTCAGGAGTGCTCATCAAAGTTTTTGAGGGAGAAAGAGGCATGACCAAGGATAACAACCTCCTGGGCACGTTTAACTTGACTGGAATACCTCCAGCTCCAAGAGGAGTACCGCATATCGAG gTAACTTTCGATATTGACGCCAATGGGATCCTAACGGTGAACGCTAAAGAGGTGGCCAGTGGAAATCAGAACAACATCACTATCGCTAACGACAAGGGCCGACTTACCAAGGACCAGATCGAAGAAATTATCAACGATGCCGAGAAGTTCAAGGAGCAAGATCAGGAGATCAGAGCTGCTGTTGCAGCGAGGAACGAATTGGAGTCTTACATCTATCAAATGAGAACTCTGCTACATGACCCTGTTGCCAGCAGCAAGATCGAGAGATCAGAGGAGACTCAGATCACCGCGGTGTGCAATGACGTAGACAATTGGTTAAAAGACACGGAGAGGGCCTCCGAGAGGGAGTATGTCGCCAAAAAGGAGGAGATTGAGAGGGTGTGCAAACCAATTATGCTAAGGGTGCATGGGGCAGCATCTACCAATCAAAGGCAGTTCCCCGCCAACCAAGATGACCAAGATGATTTGGTCTTTGGCGAGGTGGactaa
- the LOC136411720 gene encoding glycoprotein-N-acetylgalactosamine 3-beta-galactosyltransferase 1-like isoform X1, with product MKVLPMMMHLVRPPIHHFLGGIFVGLAVGWILFMVHKESNDTYKKFYKRRSLIDIDISLPANNMINTSLADQLFEDIRIICLVLTKPSDHFIKAIHIKSTWGKRCTKLIFASTQEEPVLPAIKFNIPEDRAHLWGKTKAALKYIYENYQGQYDWVYKADDDTFAVMENLRYLLHYSNPSEPVYYGCRLKLRREGLDYMSGGAGYVLSRETLRRFVEKGLPNAMVCKQEDIGNEDVEIGKCLRGVGVHLGDSLDKERKNRFTPVFINEMLVPGVLSEVGWYVEMMTNPYLLGLKCCSDTLISTHYVKPHELYLLEYLIYHVTPFGRAYHPVLEDHISVKRTTEEPIGEVKASSSQRLQRNDFD from the exons ATGAAAGTACTTCCGATG ATGATGCACCTTGTGAGACCGCCAATTCATCATTTCCTGGGCGGCATCTTTGTAGGGCTGGCCGTGGGTTGGATCCTGTTTATGGTTCATAAAGAATCGAACGA CACCTACAAGAAATTCTACAAGCGTCGCAGCCTCATCGATATCGACATCTCACTCCCAGCTAACAATATGATCAACACTAGTCTCGCAGATCAGCTTTTTGAAGACATCAGAATCATTTGTTTAGTTCTGACCAAACCCTCCGACCACTTCATCAAAGCTATACACATCAAATCCACTTGGGGCAAACGCTGCACCAAACTGATATTTGCAAGCACGCAAGAAG AGCCAGTTTTGCCGGCAATCAAGTTCAACATCCCCGAAGACAGAGCTCACTTATGGGGGAAAACCAAAGCTGCCTTGAAGTACATCTATGAGAACTATCAGGGGCAGTACGATTGGGTCTACAAGGCCGATGATGACAC CTTTGCTGTAATGGAGAATTTGAGATACCTGCTCCATTATTCTAACCCTTCTGAGCCTGTGTACTATGGCTGCAGGTTGAAGCTTCGCCGGGAGGGACTGGATTATATGAGTGGAGGGGCTGGATACGTGCTGAGCAGAGAGACACTGCGCAGATTTGTAGAG AAGGGGTTACCAAATGCGATGGTGTGCAAACAAGAAGACATCGGGAATGAGGACGTGGAGATAGGGAAGTGTTTGAGGGGAGTAGGGGTGCACTTGGGAGACTCCCTGGATAAAGAGAGGAAGAATCGCTTCACGCCGGTGTTTATAAATGAGATGTTGGTCCCGGGAGTACTCAGTGAGGTCGGGTGGTACGTGGAGATGATGACCAATCCGTATTTATTG gGCCTCAAATGCTGCTCCGACACGTTGATATCAACTCATTACGTGAAACCCCATGAGCTCTACCTACTCGAATACCTGATCTACCACGTGACTCCCTTCGGAAGGGCCTACCACCCGGTTCTGGAAGACCACATCTCCGTGAAAAGGACAACTGAAGAGCCAATAGGAGAGGTAAAAGCTTCAAGTAGCCAGAGACTACAACGGAACGACTTTGACTAA
- the LOC136411720 gene encoding glycoprotein-N-acetylgalactosamine 3-beta-galactosyltransferase 1-like isoform X3, with product MKVLPMMMHLVRPPIHHFLGGIFVGLAVGWILFMVHKESNDTYKKFYKRRSLIDIDISLPANNMINTSLADQLFEDIRIICLVLTKPSDHFIKAIHIKSTWGKRCTKLIFASTQEEPVLPAIKFNIPEDRAHLWGKTKAALKYIYENYQGQYDWVYKADDDTFAVMENLRYLLHYSNPSEPVYYGCRLKLRREGLDYMSGGAGYVLSRETLRRFVEGLKCCSDTLISTHYVKPHELYLLEYLIYHVTPFGRAYHPVLEDHISVKRTTEEPIGEVKASSSQRLQRNDFD from the exons ATGAAAGTACTTCCGATG ATGATGCACCTTGTGAGACCGCCAATTCATCATTTCCTGGGCGGCATCTTTGTAGGGCTGGCCGTGGGTTGGATCCTGTTTATGGTTCATAAAGAATCGAACGA CACCTACAAGAAATTCTACAAGCGTCGCAGCCTCATCGATATCGACATCTCACTCCCAGCTAACAATATGATCAACACTAGTCTCGCAGATCAGCTTTTTGAAGACATCAGAATCATTTGTTTAGTTCTGACCAAACCCTCCGACCACTTCATCAAAGCTATACACATCAAATCCACTTGGGGCAAACGCTGCACCAAACTGATATTTGCAAGCACGCAAGAAG AGCCAGTTTTGCCGGCAATCAAGTTCAACATCCCCGAAGACAGAGCTCACTTATGGGGGAAAACCAAAGCTGCCTTGAAGTACATCTATGAGAACTATCAGGGGCAGTACGATTGGGTCTACAAGGCCGATGATGACAC CTTTGCTGTAATGGAGAATTTGAGATACCTGCTCCATTATTCTAACCCTTCTGAGCCTGTGTACTATGGCTGCAGGTTGAAGCTTCGCCGGGAGGGACTGGATTATATGAGTGGAGGGGCTGGATACGTGCTGAGCAGAGAGACACTGCGCAGATTTGTAGAG gGCCTCAAATGCTGCTCCGACACGTTGATATCAACTCATTACGTGAAACCCCATGAGCTCTACCTACTCGAATACCTGATCTACCACGTGACTCCCTTCGGAAGGGCCTACCACCCGGTTCTGGAAGACCACATCTCCGTGAAAAGGACAACTGAAGAGCCAATAGGAGAGGTAAAAGCTTCAAGTAGCCAGAGACTACAACGGAACGACTTTGACTAA